Proteins from a genomic interval of Plodia interpunctella isolate USDA-ARS_2022_Savannah chromosome 20, ilPloInte3.2, whole genome shotgun sequence:
- the LOC128678623 gene encoding uncharacterized protein LOC128678623 codes for MVVKLENVAALYADAYPAISKSRKSECVAMDCPRRQKMRCALPALVEDDSEVEAYEPEPKSYILHEGLRRQKSLSPQRRERMRRQLALPSLSEDEEP; via the coding sequence ATGGTTGTGAAACTAGAAAACGTTGCCGCTTTGTACGCCGACGCGTATCCGGCTATCTCCAAGTCCAGGAAAAGCGAGTGTGTGGCCATGGACTGTCCAAGGCGGCAGAAGATGCGGTGTGCCTTACCAGCTCTCGTCGAAGATGACTCGGAAGTTGAAGCGTACGAGCCTGAACCAAAGTCCTACATCCTTCACGAAGGTCTGAGAAGACAAAAGTCCTTGTCTCCGCAACGAAGAGAAAGGATGCGCCGGCAATTGGCTCTGCCGTCGCTTTCTGAAGATGAAGAGCCTTGA